The sequence ACTCGCTGATCCCGCAGGGCACCATCGGGCACAGCACCCCGTTCTTCGACGCCTACCCCTCGCCGGACGCCAAGCGCGCGAAGTCGCTCATGGCGGAGGCGGGCGCCCAGACGCCGCTGCCGGTCACCTTCGCCTACCGCGAGGGCGACCAGTACACCGAGGAGACGAAGGAGATCCAGCGTCAGCTGAACGCCACCGGGCTGTTCAAGGTCAAGATCAAGGCCGTCGAGTGGACGCGGTTCCAGAAGGGCTACGCGAAGGGCGAGTACGACATGTACACCGTCGGCTGGCTCCCGGACTACCCGGACCCCGACACCTTCAGCCAGCCGCTCGTCGGCCGTGACAGCAGCCTTCACAACGGCTACATCAGCAAGAAGATGGACCAGCTGATCAGCTCCACGCTGCAGTACAGCGACCGCAGCCGGGCCTCGGCGGACTTCAAGGCGCTGCAGAAGCTGGTCGGCGAGGACGTGCCGCTGGTGCCGCTGTGGCAGAAGAAGGACTACGTCGTCGCCAAGGCGGACATCTCCGGTTCGCAGTACCTCTCCGACGGCACGGGCGTGTGGCGCCTGTGGGAGCTCGGCCGGATCTGATCCGTACGGCTACGGCGCACGCGGGCGGTCAGGACTTCTCCGGTCCTGCCGCCCGCTTCGTCGTCCCCGGCAGGAACTCCTCCAGCACCTCGTGCACCTGGCGCACCAGCGGCCGCAGCACCCGGAACCGGGACAGCGCCACCGCGCGGGCGGCGATCGGGACGGTACGCGCGACGAGCCGGCGGCTGCGTTCCGCGCCCCGGGTCCGGTCGTACACCCAGAACAGCACCAGGCCCATATGCATGAGCCACATCAACTCCGGGAGCTGCGGGCCCAGTTCGGGGTCGGTCCGGGTGGTGGAGCCGGTCAGGCACTCCTCGTGGAGGGCGATGACCGCCTCGCGGGCGGCGGCCGACTCCGCCGAGAACGGGCTGAGCGGACTCTCGGGGTCGGCGGCGTTCTTGAAGAACTGGGTGGCGAAGGGGCGGTACGGCTCCGCCACGTCCAGCCACGCGAGGAGCACCCCGCGCATGCGCGCCGCGAGGTCCTTCTCGCCGTCCAGGACCGGCCGCACCGCCGCCGCGTGCTCGGCGGCGAGCCGGTCGTAGAAGCCCTGGACCAGGTGCTCCTTGGACGAGAAGTAGTAGTAGGCGTTGCCCACGGAGACGCCGGCCTCCTGGGCGATGGCCCGCATCGTCGTCCGGTCGAAACCGCGCTCCTGGAAGAGCCGGAGCGCGGTTTCGAGGATCAGGGCACGGGTCTGCTCGCTCTTGGGGGCCTTGACCGCCTTGGCGTCCTTCTCTTCCTTCACCACGGCCCGAGCGTATCCGGGCCGCGCCCCCTACCCGGCCGCGGGCGTCCCCGCCGGTGCCCCGGCCCCGTGCGCCTTCCCGGCGGCGGGGGCCCCGAAGCGCCGCACGCCCGGCACGGCGGCGGTGCCCGCACAGGCCGCGCCGGCCACCAGACCGGCCACCGCGAGCGGGATCTCCGCGTCCCAGGCGGAGGCGGCGAGCGGGGCGAGAGCGTAGCCGAGCGGCATCGCGGCGAAGGACAGCAGCCAGTCGTACGAGGTCACCCGGGCCAGGGTGTGCGCGGGGATGGCGGACTGGACGGCCGTCTCCCAGACCGGGTTGAGGAAGCCGAGACCGGCCATGGCGATCCCGTACGCGGCGAGGGACACGGCCATGGGCGCGTGCCCGGCCAGCAGGCAGAGCGGCAGGAAGTACAGCGAGCCGGCCAGGTTGGCCGCCAGGACCGGGCGGCGCGGCCGGACCCGGCCCGCCACCAGCGACCCGAGCAGCAGGCCGACCGCGCCGGTCTGGAGCAGCACGACCCAGCTGCCCTTGCCGCCGGGGCCGTGCAGGAAGAGGGCCGGGCCGAGCGTCATCAGCGTGGCCGAGGCGCCGTTCCAGACGGCGTGCGCGATCAGGCTCGTCCAGTACCAGTCGCGGCTGCGGACCTCGGTCCAGCCCTCCTTGAGGTCGCTGAGCAGAGAGCGCCGGGGGATCGGTACATGCCGGACCCGGACGACGTACAGCAGCGCGGCGCTGACCGCGAAGCTCGCGCCGTCCAGCACGAAGGCCCAGCCCGGTCCCGCGGTGAGGATCAGGACCCCGGCGACGGCGGGCCCGCCGATCCGGGCGGCTCCGGAGACCACCGCCATCAGGGAGTTGGCCCGCAGTAGTCCCGCCTCGTCCACGGTGCCCCGGATCAGTGGGGACGAGGTCGGCATCGCGAAGGCCCCGGCGGCGCCGCCGACCGCCTCGGCGAGGGCGATCTGCCAGAGGGCCGGGGTGCCGGAGAGCAGTTCGGCGCCGACGAAGAGCTGGGTGGCGCACCGCACGAGGTCGGTGGTCAGGGCCACCGTGCGCGCGTTGAAGCGGTCGCCGACGACCCCGCCGAGCGGGAGCAGCAGCAGCTTGGGCACCATCGCGCACGCCAGGACCAGGGCGAGGGCTCCGGTGGAACCGGTGGCCAGGTAGACGGCGAGGGTGAGCGCGGCCGGGATCGCCGCGTCGCCCAGCATCGACAGGGACCGTCCGATGAAGAGCAGCCGGAAGGAGCGTGTGCGTAAGGGATGAGCCGTGGAAGCCATGGACGGCAACCTATTTCGGTTCCGAAGTATTCGTCAACGAGATTTTCGTTTCCGAAAGGTCCAGGGGGTCCGCGTAGGCTGATGCGTATGGAGCTACGCGACTGGACCGACGGGCATGTCGAGCGGTGGAGACCCGTGCTTCCCGAGCTCGATCCGGACATCGAGGGCGCGGTGACCCGGATGAAGAAGCTCTCCGTCCATCTGCGCCGGGTGCGCGAGCAGTCGCTCGTCGACTTCGACCTGGACCGGCAGGAGTTCGACACCCTGCACAAGCTCGCCGGACGCGGCGGCACGGCGGCCCCGTCCGAACTGGCCGCCGACCTCGACCTCGCCCCCGCCTCCGTCACCGGCCGGCTGGACGCGCTGGAACGCCGCGCGTTCGTTCGGCGCACCCCGTCCACCACGGACCGGCGCCGCGTCGACGTCCAGCTGACCGACGAGGGCCGGGCGACCTGGCTCGGTGCGATGGGCATCCTCGGACACGAGGAGGAACGGCTGCTGGGCGTCCTGGGCAAGGACGAACGGGCGCTGCTCAACGACATGCTGCGCCGGATCATGGTGGTCGCCGAGGACCGGGGCGGCGCCGCCTGGGACTGAGTCAGCCCTTCGGGGAGTCCTCCTCCGGCCACCCCCGCGCCATCTGCCGGGCCAGCTCCTCCCTGATGCCCTCGGGGCCGAGCGCCAGCAGCTCGGCCACCGCCTCGTCCCACCCCTGGGCCGCCCGCTCCACCGCGTCCCGGAAGCCCCGCCGCAACGGGCCCCCGGCCAGCAGCAGGGCGACGGCGGCGACCGGCCGCAGCAGCCACCGCCCGCGCACCGAGGCCACCGCCTCCACCAGCCAGCGGCCGTCCTCCGCGTGCCGGGGCCGCAGAGACAGCCGCGCCTCGCCCAGCAGATGCTTCACCCGTGCCGTCGCGGGGGCGCGCGCGGCGGGCGGCGCGCCGGGCGGAAGCGCCGCCGCGTCCCACCACGCGGCCAGATCGACCCGCGCCCGTCCCGAGCCCCGCTGGAGCGCCCCCGAGCCGTCCGGCCCCCACATCCGCCCCCGCGCATCGAGCAGCCTGGGCCGGTCCGGGGAGGTCAGCCGCAGCGTCAGCCGGCCGTTCAGGTCCGGCGCGCTCACCCGCTGCTCCACCTCGACGGCACCGGTGCGCCGCCACGCGCGTATGCCCAGCGTCATGCGCTCCGCGTCGTCGGGCCGGCCGGTCTCGTACCGCGCACCGGGCGTGAGGTGACGCCCCTTCACCAGCCGCAGACCGTCGGCCGGCTGCCCGTCCGGCATGAGCACGGTCCGCCCGCGCACCTGGCTGGATTCGGCCGCGTCCCAGAGCAACGAGGCCAGCTCACCGGCCAGTTCGGGGCCCACGGCCAGGACGGTGACGGAATGCCGCAGGACGGTCATCGTAGGGCCGCCGCGTACGGATCGGTCGCCTTCACAACGCTTCCCCCGCTCTCGTGCCGGCTCCGCACGACCGTACCGCCCGGGGCGGCGGGCACGGCAAGAGGCCCGGCCCCCGCGGGGGGCCGGGCCTCTTCAGGTGCTCGGGGATCAGAAGCGACGCGTGATCAGCGCGCGCTTGACCTCCTGGATCGCCTTGGTGACCTCGATGCCACGCGGGCAGGCGTCCGTGCAGTTGAAGGTGGTGCGGCAACGCCACACACCGTCACGGTCGTTGAGGATCTCCAGGCGCTGCTCGCCGCCCTCGTCGCGCGAGTCGAAGATGAAGCGGTGCGCGTTGACGATCGCCGCCGGGCCGAAGTACTGGCCGTCGTTCCAGAACACCGGGCACGAGGACGTGCACGCGGCGCACAGGATGCACTTGGTGGTGTCGTCGAAGCGCTCGCGGTCCTCGGGGGACTGCAGACGCTCGCGGGTCGGCTCGTTCCCCTTGGTGATGAGGAAGGGCATGACGTCGCGGTAGGCCTGGAAGAACGGGTCCATGTCGACCACGAGGTCCTTGAGGACCGTGAGGCCCTTGATGGCCTCGATCGTGATCGGCTTCTCCGGGCTCAGGTCCTTGATCAGCGTCTTGCAGGCGAGCCTGTTCTTGCCGTTGATCCGCATGGCGTCCGAACCGCAGATGCCGTGCGCGCAGGAGCGGCGGAACGTGAGCGTCCCGTCCTGGTTCCACTTGATCTTGTGAAGGGCGTCGAGGACACGCTCCTTCGGGTCGATCTCGATCTGGAAGTCCTGCCACTGGGCCTCGTCGGAGACCTCCGGGTTGAACCGCCGGATGCGGAACGTGGCCGTGATGTACGGCGAGTCGGCGAAGCCGGCCTCGGGCTCGGGAGCCTTGTCGGCCTTGTCCAGGGTGGGTGTAGCCATCAGTACTTACGCTCCATCGGCTGGTAGCGGGTCTGGACGACCGGCTTGTAGTCCAGCCGGATCGACTCGGTGCCGTCCTCGGCGACCTCGCGGTACGCCATGGTGTGGCGCATGAAGTTGACGTCGTCGCGGTTGGGGTAGTCCTCGCGGTAGTGACCGCCGCGGGACTCCTTGCGCGCCAGCGCCGACGTCGCCATGACCTCGGCGAGGTCGAGCAGGTTGCCCAGCTCGATGGCCTCCAGCAGGTCCGTGTTGAACCGCTTGCCCTTGTCCTGGACGGACACGTCGAGGTAGCGCTTGCGCAGCTCCGCGATCTTGTCGACCGCGGTCTTGATCGTCTGCTCGGTGCGGAACACCATCACATTGGCGTCCATGCACTCCTGGAGCTCCTGGCGGATCGTCGCGACCCGCTCGGTGCCCGTGGAGTCGCGCAGCCGCTCGACCTGGTCGACGACCAGCTGCGCCGGGTTCTCGGGAAGCTCGACGAAGTCGCTCTTCTCGGCGTACTCGGCGGCGGCGATGCCCGCGCGGCGTCCGAAGACGTTGATGTCGAGCAGCGAGTTGGTGCCGAGGCGGTTGGCGCCGTGCACCGACACGCAGGCGACCTCGCCGGCGGCGTACAGGCCCGGGACGACGGTGGTGTTGTCGGCCAGCACCTCGCCCTCGACGTTGGTCGGGATGCCGCCCATGGCGTAGTGCGCGGTCGGCTGGATCGGGATCGGGTCCGTGTAGGGCTCGATGCCGAGGTACGTACGCGCGAACTCGGTGATGTCCGGGAGCTTGGCGTCCAGCTGCTCCGGCGGCAGGTGTGTCAGGTCGAGGTAGACGTGGTCGCCCTCGGGACCGCAGCCGCGGCCCTCGCGGATCTCCGTGTAGATGGAGCGGGACACGACGTCACGGGACGCGAGGTCCTTCATGACGGGCGCGTACTTCTCCATGAAGCGCTCGCCGTCCTTGTTGCGGAGGATGCCGCCCTCACCGCGGGCGCCCTCCGTCAGCAGGATGCCCATGCGCCAGATGCCCGTCGGGTGGAACTGGAAGAACTCCATGTCCTCCAGCGGCAGACCCCGGCGGTAGCAGGCGGCCTGGCCGTCACCGGTCAGGGTGTGCGCGTTCGACGTCACCTTGAAGAACTTGCCGGTGCCGCCCGAGGCGTAGATGACCGACTTCGCCTGGAAGACGTGGATCTCGCCGGTGGCCAGCTCGTAGGCGACGACGCCGGCGGACTTCTTGACGCCGTCCTCCTCGACGACCAGCTGGTCCAGGACGTAGAACTCGTTGAAGAACTCCACGCCCTCCTTGACGCAGTTCTGGTACAGCGTCTGGAGGATCATGTGGCCGGTGCGGTCGCCCGAGTAGCAGGCGCGGCGGACCGGGGCCTCACCGTGGTTGCGGGAGTGACCGCCGAACCGGCGCTGGTCGATCCGGCCCTCGGGCGTACGGCCGAACGGCAGGCCCATCTTCTCCAGGTCGAGAACGGCGTCGATGGCCTCCTTCGCCAGGATCTCGGCGGCGTCCTGGTCGACCAGGTAGTCACCGCCCTTGATCGTGTCGAAGGTGTGCCACTCCCAGTTGTCCTCCTCCACGTTGGCCAGCGCGGCGGCCATGCCGCCCTGCGCGGCGCCCGTGTGGGAGCGGGTGGGGTAGAGCTTGGTCAGCACGGCGGTGCGGCTGCGCTTGGTCGACTCGATGGCCGCGCGCATGCCGGCGCCGCCGGCGCCGACGATGACGGTGTCGTACTTGTGGATCTGCATGGTTTACCTCTGGTCCTTCGGGCCCGGCGCCTAGCGGATGTTCGGGTCGAAGGTGAAGATCACCAGCGTGCCCAGCAGGACGGTGAACACCGTGGCGGTGTACAGCAGCATCTTCAGCCAGAAGCGGGTGTTGTCCCGTTCGGCGTAGTCGTTGATGACCGTACGCAGACCGTTGGCGCCGTGCAGCATGGCGAGCCACAGCATCGCCAGGTCCCAGACCTGCCAGAACGGCGAGGCCCAGCGGCCGGCCACGAAGGCGAAGCCGATCTTGGAGACGCCGCCGTCCAGCACCAGCTGGATCAGCAGGTGGCCGATGACCAGGACGACCAGAACGATGCCCGACAGGCGCATGAAGAGCCAGGCGTACATCTCGAAGTTGGTGCGCGAGCCCTTGGGGGTCTTGCCGGTCCGCTTGCGCGGCGGCTCGATGACGGGGGCCGGGTTGTCGACGTCGTACAGGCTCACGCCTTCGACTGCGCCGATCGCGGAAGTCTCGGTGGACATGGGCCTCAGCTCCCGAAGAGTTCGCGTACGGCGTGGCCGAGGACGGGGTACAGGGCCCCGACCATGAGCACGATCCAGATGCCGAGCACGCCCCAGAGCATCTGCTTCTGAACGCGCGGGCCCTTGGCCCAGAAGTCGACGGCGACGATGCGCAGGCCGTTCAGCGCGTGGAAGAGAATCGCGGCCACCAGGCCGTATTCGAGGAGCGCGACGATCGGCGTCTTGTACGTGGACACGACGTCGTCGTAGGCCTCGGGGGAGACGCGGACGAGGGCGGTGTCCAGGACATGCACGAACAGGAAGAAGAAAATGAGGACACCGGTGACTCGATGAGCCACCCAGGACCACATGCCTTCCCGGCCGCGGTACAGCGTTCCAGCCGGCACGGAAGAACCCTCCGGGAGCGGGGATTGGGGTCGGCCGGCTTGACTGTCGGTCTGACCCGGCCGGGTACGGTCCACCGGCCCCGGCCATCGTAGCGACGGATTGTCGGTTCGATCGCGCGGGGGCCTCTGGTGTGATCAAAGTGGCAACGAAACAGGCACGGACGGGCTATGGACAGGCCCCCGACGCCCTGCTCACCCGCCTGTGGCCGGGGATTCCGGGCCGCGCCGCCCGCCGCCCACCCGTTACCGACTCGATACCAGCGCGGCCAGGCGGCCCCGGGCGAGTCGCCGCATCTCGTCCGCCGTGACCGCCCGCTCCCGCTCCTCCTCGTGCGCCAGCCGGGCCCGGATGCCGGCCAGGACCTGGTCGGGGTGTTCGGCGGGCGGATAGCCGTCCAGGCAGATCACGAAGACATGGCCGAACTTGCGTTCGTACTCGGCGTGCGCGGCGGCCAGCGCGAGATGGGCGGAGCGCGGCGCGTCCGGCCGCAGCCCCGGGGAGGCCTCGACGGCCAGCGCCTCCGCGTGGTCGGTGGGGGAGAGGTCGTAGACCGCCTCGTCGGCCGCGGCGAGCAGCGCCTCCACGTCCGGGTAGGGGCGGTGGGCGGCCAGCCGCTGCGCCCAGTCCCGGCTGCCGAAGCACTCCAGCAGCGCGGCCTCGGCCTCCGGGGCGGGCGCGGTGTTGAAACGGGGCAGGTCCCAGCGGTGCGCGGTGGACCGGGCGGTGGCGCCGCCGCGGTTCTGCACGGGCACGGCGGTGCGCCGGGCGGGCCGGGGCGGCTGCTCGGGAAGGCCGGCGTGGGACTCGCTGGACCTGGACAGCGTGGACTCCTGTGATCAACGGCATCTGTGAACCTGGAGGGGGCGGGACCGGCGGGACCAGGCGGATGCGGGGCGAAAGGAGAGACGAATGGGGCTCAACGCTAGCGATACGGGGAAACGGCAGGGCCAAGGATGCGCGAATTTCACCCGGACGGGAGAGTTTCCTGATGCCAGGAGAGCGGATCTGTGAGGAGAATGCCCGGTTACCTCCCTACATCTGGCCTGTTTTCTCGTAGTTCTGCTCCCTCCCCCCCGCATTCCCCGAACCGGAGGTTTCTGACTGATGGCACCCTCACGCGGCGCCCTCCTGGCCGTGACGACGGCGGCCGCGGCGAGCGTCGCCCTCGCCGGCTGCGGCGGCTCCGGAACCGAGCACGGCAACGGCCCCGAGACGTCCCGTGCGGCGTCGTCCCCGTCCCCCACCCCCACTCCCTCGCCGACCCGGAGCTACCCGCTCTCCAAGGCGCCCCGCACCATCCCCGCCGTACGGGAGCACACCGCCGCCCACGGGCCGGGCTGGCGGCCCGGCAAGGACAGCGGGGTGGTCGTCGCGGACGGCAGCGGCAAGCTCGCCGACGAGGGGAAGCTGCTGGCCGGCGAGCTGAAGATCCACTACCGGGGCGAGGTGCCGGCCCGCGCCGGTGACGTCGAACTGGCCCTCACCCCGAAGGCGTCCGGAGGCCCGGAGTCGTACACCCTGCGCACCGCCGGCGGGCGCGTCAGGATCAGCGGACCCGGCGAGGCGGGCGTCTTCTACGGGACGCGCACCCTGAAGCAGTCGGTGCGCGCCGACGGCTCCATGCCCGAGGGCGAGGTGCGCGACCGGCCCGACAAGCCGCAGCGCGGCCTCAACCTCGACATCGCGCGCAAGCACTACACCGCGTCCTGGATCGAGGACCGGATGCGCGAGATGGCCGACCTCAAGCTCAACCAGCTCGGCCTGCACTTCTCCGACGACCAGGCCTTCCGCATCGAGTCCGACACGCACCCCGAGGTGGTCTCGCCCGACCACCTGACCAAGGCTCAGGTGCGGCACATCCTCGCGCTGGCCGGCCGGCTGCACATCCAGGTCGTCCCGGAGATCGACTCGCCGGGCCACCTCGGCGCGGTCCTGCGCGCCCACCCCGAGCTCCAGCTGCACAACGTCTCCGGCGTCGCCTCGACCGGATCGCTGGACATCTCCAAGCCGGGCGCGGCCAAGCTGATCGACGAGCTGCTGGGCGAGTACGCCGAGCTGTTCGGCGGCACCTACTGGCATCTGGGCGGCGACGAGTACCGCGCGCTGATGGCGAGCAACCCGGCCGCCTCCTACCCGCAGCTCCAGCGCGCGGCGGTCGCGAAGTACGGCTCCGGGGCCGGCATCTCCGACCTCGCCACCGGCTGGCTCAACGACCGGGCGGACGTCGTCCGCAAGCACGGCATGCGGCCGAAGGCGTGGAACGACGGCCAGTTCCGCGACACGAAGGTCCGCGCGGACAAGGACATCGAGGTCGAGTACTGGACGGGCAAGGAGTACGGGGCCCGGTCGCCGGAGGAGTACCTGCGCGAGGGCCGCAAGGTCCTCAACCTCAACGACGAGTTCATGTACTACGTGCTCGGCCAGCCCAACGCCTTCGTCTACCCCACGGGCAAGCGGATCTACGAGCTGTGGACCCCGCTCGTCCTGCGCGGCACCACCCCGGTCCCGGCGCGCTACTCGGACCAGATCCTCGGCGGCCGGTTCGCCGTCTGGGGCGACTTCCCGAACGCCCAGACCGCCGCGCAGGTCGCCGACGGCATCCGGATGCCGCTGCGGGCGACGGCCCAGAAGCTGTGGGTCCCGGGCAAGCCGAAGCTGAGCTGGCCGCGGTTCCAGTCGCTGGCGAAGGAGATCGACGCGGGCTGAGCCCCCTGGAACGCCTCTGACCATGGACAAC is a genomic window of Streptomyces sp. NBC_00708 containing:
- a CDS encoding succinate dehydrogenase hydrophobic membrane anchor subunit, with amino-acid sequence MSTETSAIGAVEGVSLYDVDNPAPVIEPPRKRTGKTPKGSRTNFEMYAWLFMRLSGIVLVVLVIGHLLIQLVLDGGVSKIGFAFVAGRWASPFWQVWDLAMLWLAMLHGANGLRTVINDYAERDNTRFWLKMLLYTATVFTVLLGTLVIFTFDPNIR
- the sdhA gene encoding succinate dehydrogenase flavoprotein subunit; this encodes MQIHKYDTVIVGAGGAGMRAAIESTKRSRTAVLTKLYPTRSHTGAAQGGMAAALANVEEDNWEWHTFDTIKGGDYLVDQDAAEILAKEAIDAVLDLEKMGLPFGRTPEGRIDQRRFGGHSRNHGEAPVRRACYSGDRTGHMILQTLYQNCVKEGVEFFNEFYVLDQLVVEEDGVKKSAGVVAYELATGEIHVFQAKSVIYASGGTGKFFKVTSNAHTLTGDGQAACYRRGLPLEDMEFFQFHPTGIWRMGILLTEGARGEGGILRNKDGERFMEKYAPVMKDLASRDVVSRSIYTEIREGRGCGPEGDHVYLDLTHLPPEQLDAKLPDITEFARTYLGIEPYTDPIPIQPTAHYAMGGIPTNVEGEVLADNTTVVPGLYAAGEVACVSVHGANRLGTNSLLDINVFGRRAGIAAAEYAEKSDFVELPENPAQLVVDQVERLRDSTGTERVATIRQELQECMDANVMVFRTEQTIKTAVDKIAELRKRYLDVSVQDKGKRFNTDLLEAIELGNLLDLAEVMATSALARKESRGGHYREDYPNRDDVNFMRHTMAYREVAEDGTESIRLDYKPVVQTRYQPMERKY
- a CDS encoding TetR family transcriptional regulator, with protein sequence MVKEEKDAKAVKAPKSEQTRALILETALRLFQERGFDRTTMRAIAQEAGVSVGNAYYYFSSKEHLVQGFYDRLAAEHAAAVRPVLDGEKDLAARMRGVLLAWLDVAEPYRPFATQFFKNAADPESPLSPFSAESAAAREAVIALHEECLTGSTTRTDPELGPQLPELMWLMHMGLVLFWVYDRTRGAERSRRLVARTVPIAARAVALSRFRVLRPLVRQVHEVLEEFLPGTTKRAAGPEKS
- a CDS encoding family 20 glycosylhydrolase yields the protein MAPSRGALLAVTTAAAASVALAGCGGSGTEHGNGPETSRAASSPSPTPTPSPTRSYPLSKAPRTIPAVREHTAAHGPGWRPGKDSGVVVADGSGKLADEGKLLAGELKIHYRGEVPARAGDVELALTPKASGGPESYTLRTAGGRVRISGPGEAGVFYGTRTLKQSVRADGSMPEGEVRDRPDKPQRGLNLDIARKHYTASWIEDRMREMADLKLNQLGLHFSDDQAFRIESDTHPEVVSPDHLTKAQVRHILALAGRLHIQVVPEIDSPGHLGAVLRAHPELQLHNVSGVASTGSLDISKPGAAKLIDELLGEYAELFGGTYWHLGGDEYRALMASNPAASYPQLQRAAVAKYGSGAGISDLATGWLNDRADVVRKHGMRPKAWNDGQFRDTKVRADKDIEVEYWTGKEYGARSPEEYLREGRKVLNLNDEFMYYVLGQPNAFVYPTGKRIYELWTPLVLRGTTPVPARYSDQILGGRFAVWGDFPNAQTAAQVADGIRMPLRATAQKLWVPGKPKLSWPRFQSLAKEIDAG
- a CDS encoding MFS transporter, producing the protein MASTAHPLRTRSFRLLFIGRSLSMLGDAAIPAALTLAVYLATGSTGALALVLACAMVPKLLLLPLGGVVGDRFNARTVALTTDLVRCATQLFVGAELLSGTPALWQIALAEAVGGAAGAFAMPTSSPLIRGTVDEAGLLRANSLMAVVSGAARIGGPAVAGVLILTAGPGWAFVLDGASFAVSAALLYVVRVRHVPIPRRSLLSDLKEGWTEVRSRDWYWTSLIAHAVWNGASATLMTLGPALFLHGPGGKGSWVVLLQTGAVGLLLGSLVAGRVRPRRPVLAANLAGSLYFLPLCLLAGHAPMAVSLAAYGIAMAGLGFLNPVWETAVQSAIPAHTLARVTSYDWLLSFAAMPLGYALAPLAASAWDAEIPLAVAGLVAGAACAGTAAVPGVRRFGAPAAGKAHGAGAPAGTPAAG
- a CDS encoding MarR family transcriptional regulator gives rise to the protein MELRDWTDGHVERWRPVLPELDPDIEGAVTRMKKLSVHLRRVREQSLVDFDLDRQEFDTLHKLAGRGGTAAPSELAADLDLAPASVTGRLDALERRAFVRRTPSTTDRRRVDVQLTDEGRATWLGAMGILGHEEERLLGVLGKDERALLNDMLRRIMVVAEDRGGAAWD
- the sdhC gene encoding succinate dehydrogenase, cytochrome b556 subunit, with amino-acid sequence MPAGTLYRGREGMWSWVAHRVTGVLIFFFLFVHVLDTALVRVSPEAYDDVVSTYKTPIVALLEYGLVAAILFHALNGLRIVAVDFWAKGPRVQKQMLWGVLGIWIVLMVGALYPVLGHAVRELFGS
- a CDS encoding succinate dehydrogenase iron-sulfur subunit, yielding MATPTLDKADKAPEPEAGFADSPYITATFRIRRFNPEVSDEAQWQDFQIEIDPKERVLDALHKIKWNQDGTLTFRRSCAHGICGSDAMRINGKNRLACKTLIKDLSPEKPITIEAIKGLTVLKDLVVDMDPFFQAYRDVMPFLITKGNEPTRERLQSPEDRERFDDTTKCILCAACTSSCPVFWNDGQYFGPAAIVNAHRFIFDSRDEGGEQRLEILNDRDGVWRCRTTFNCTDACPRGIEVTKAIQEVKRALITRRF
- a CDS encoding 2-oxo-4-hydroxy-4-carboxy-5-ureidoimidazoline decarboxylase, producing the protein MPVQNRGGATARSTAHRWDLPRFNTAPAPEAEAALLECFGSRDWAQRLAAHRPYPDVEALLAAADEAVYDLSPTDHAEALAVEASPGLRPDAPRSAHLALAAAHAEYERKFGHVFVICLDGYPPAEHPDQVLAGIRARLAHEEERERAVTADEMRRLARGRLAALVSSR